A window from Toxoplasma gondii ME49 chromosome IX, whole genome shotgun sequence encodes these proteins:
- a CDS encoding hypothetical protein (encoded by transcript TGME49_267510~Predicted trans-membrane domain (TMHMM2.0):271-294:303-326) has translation MKKKSETAPPAEAAFPQAEATGLRRRAGKLSAVAPTPNQVSVKQDGRSEKGRDPESDPFAWSSCQPPSLSRESQSRTQTFISEPLSATGNEFAEELASKPVDSRVRSSEPEPTSGKSRRAEERKDLPSSPQNPSSSSPSSSFSSSESSASAVHRLFIEVTPEIRSFLEKTGADTAREFKTRTAIDLDRLMELVTKYNESRPKGLAQVRVSDLVEKSYIVGKVSPTPAVNVDDLPASERFRLLSEERKYRATVRKLFGTKEEDVFANYTQSMALGVNALMGLFLMFLAGYWMAEYSGVRDFTTKVIVGVICSFGCLLVEVGLLLIHDEVLQRKSRRRVVARPTGKPS, from the exons atgaagaagaaatcggAAACCGCGCCTCCGGCGGAGGCTGCTTTTCCCCAGGCGGAAGCCACTGGTCTCCGCCGGCGTGCTGGGAAGTTGTCTGCTGTTGCTCCGACCCCGAACCAGGTGTCTGTTAAGCAGGACGGTCGAAgtgaaaaagggagagaccCAGAAAGTGATCCATTTGCGTGGTCGTCTTGCCAGCCGCCGAGTCTCTCGCGCGAAAGCCAAAGCCGCACTCAAACGTTCATTTCTGAGCCACTGTCTGCAACAGGAAACGAATTTGCAGAAGAACTTGCGTCGAAACCGGTCGACAGTCGAGTGCGGAGCAGCGAGCCTGAACCGACCAgtggaaaaagcagacgcgctgaagagaggaaagacctTCCCTCTTCGCCGCAGAAcccgtcgtcgtcttcaccttcctcttctttctccagttccgagtcctctgcgtctgctgtgCATCGTCTTTTCATCGAAGTCACTCCGGAAATACGGTCCTTCTTGGAGAAGACGGGAGCAGACACCGCGAGGGAGTTCAAGACGCGAACGGCGATCGACCTCGACCGCCTTATGGAGCTG GTCACAAAGTACAACGAAAGCCGTCCTAAAGGGTTGGCGCAAGTGCGCGTCAGCGACTTAGTTGAGAAGTCGTATATCGTCG GAAAGGTCTCTCCCACACCTGCAGTCAACGTGGACGACCTGCCCGCGAGCGAGAGatttcgccttctgtcggAGGAAAGGAAATACAGAGCGACTGTCCGGAAGCTCTTTGGAACAAAAGAGGAAGATGTTTTCGCGAACTACACACAGAGCATGGC GCTCGGCGTCAATGCACTGATGGGTCTTTTCCTAATGTTTCTGGCGGGGTACTGGATGGCCGAATACTCTGGCGTTCGCGACTTCACAACG AAAGTTATTGTCGGGGTTATTTGCTCCTTCGGCTGCCTCCTGGTGGAGGTCGGCCTCCTTCTGATCCACGACGAAGTTCTTCAGCGGAAATCCCGACGGCGAGTGGTGGCCAGGCCGACAGGCAAGCCCTCATGA
- a CDS encoding hypothetical protein (encoded by transcript TGME49_267500) translates to MSDRTGTDEAKPKGSAGKPVGGPSKVHAQVQQLFARMQQEIEDEKPANVIFFIVDFLCKHYPEHLSGFAAIWNADPDLEKERQGVVEFFRAQKLPTEIAAHFTNAGFDTLETLCTLTSESLDDIEKFNQVRWLPGHKVRLQQTFADIAGRVRTFTEDKENLVRAMRASMYCQHSQLMNKPNFVPSHPVTVIQGSSPSASPPCYFAPQSSSPLTLPASTTHRSNLYSPVYQ, encoded by the exons ATGTCTGACAGAACAGGAACAGACGAGGCGAAGCCAAAGGGGTCTGCTGGAAAACCTGTCGGCGGGCCAAGCAAGGTCCACGCCCAAGTTCAGCAGCTCTTCGCTCGAATGCAGCAA GAAAttgaagacgagaaaccaGCGAATGTCATTTTCTTCATCGTTGACTTCCTCTGCAAGCATTACCCTGAGCATCTATCGGGTTTCGCGGCAATCTGGAATGCAG ACCCCGACctagagaaggagaggcagggcGTCGTCGAATTTTTCCGAGCGCAGAAACTTCCCACGGAAATTGCAGCCCACTTCACGAACGCGGGTTTTGACACA CTGGAGACTCTGTGCACGCTGACATCCGAGTCTTTGGATGATATTGAGAAGTTCAACCAGGTTCGCTGGCTCCCGGGACACAAAGTCAGATTGCAA CAAACATTCGCAGACATCGCTGGACGTGTTCGAACATTCACTGAGGATAAGGAGAACCTCGTCCGGGCCATGAGAGCATCAATGTACTGTCAGCACTCCCAGCTGATGAACAAACCAAATTTTGTTCCATCTCACCCTGTAACAGTAATTCAGGGCTCATCACCCTCTGCGAGTCCCCCCTGCTATTTCGCGCCGCAAAGCTCTTCCCCTCTCACTCTCCCCGCATCCACGACACACCGATCAAATCTTTACAGTCCCGTCTACCAGTAG